The genomic region CCTCCTCCACACTCGCCTTCTGCGGCTCCACAGCCTGTCCACCACTCGCCGGCGCCTCCTCCGCAGGCGATGCAGGCGTACTCTCCACCGGCGCAGTCGCCGAAGCCACCCCAGTAGTCACAACAGGCTCACTCTTCTCTCCCTTCTTCCCCTTCTTGCCCTCCGCTTCCGCCGCCTTCAACGctctcctctccttcttCCTCAAACTCTCCTCCTTCTTCCGCTTCTTCATCGCCTTATCATCCTCATGCCACGCCCACAGCGGCTTGAAACTGTCAAAGAAGCCTACATCTTCGAACAGGTTCGGGTACAGCCAGAGACCAGGTGGAACAGCGAACATTGTGATCAGGAAGAGGATCAGGCGAACGATCGCCATGGCGAAGAAGAGACCAAGAAGTCCGAGCATGCCCATACTGAGGTACCAGACTCCGATTCTGAGCTTGACGGGCCAGACAGGGAAGAAGACGACTGCGAGGATGAGGGCCAGAGCTCCAGCTGCGTAGAGCTTGTTCTTCCATTGTGATCCTTCGTATAGCCAAACGTAGTAGAACTCATCGCTCGCCTCTTGCTGCGGTTCGACCTTGACTGTCCACAACCCCTTTGTCCTCTTCTTCTTGCCGTGGTCGTGGCCTTCGTGTGGGTCGATCTTGCTCACGCGGAGGGCGAGGAGTGACATGGGGAGGGTCTTGAAGCAGTTCTCGGCAGTGACGCGGTCTTTGACTTCGGGCAGGATTGGGTTCTTCTTGCGTGCCTTGACGTAGGCATCGGATTGGAGGGCTCGGATCGCGCGCTTGACTTTGAACATGTCCTTGCGCTGCTGGTTCAAGATGCAGGTGCGGGGCTTGAGATCCTGCTTCTGGAGGAAGTGGGCGACGGCGAGACCTTCAGGCTTGGGTGGACCGGGTGCGATGGGGACTTGCTGGCCGGGTTGTGCTCCCTGCGGGCCGTGTTGGTGCTGGCCTTGCTGTTGTTGGGCTTGTTGCTGCTGGTGTTGCTGCTGCTGGGCGTGTCGCTGGGCTTGGTGCATGTATTGTGCTTTCATCTTCTCGACGTAGTCTGGGACCGACATGCCAGCCTTTTCTGCATCGGCGGCGAGTTGTTGCTGCATGGCGCGGATCTGCTCTGGGGAGGGTTGTTGCATCTGTCGCATTCCTGGTGGAGGCCCGCCTTGCTCTGCGCCCGGTGGCACCTGTTGCGGTTGTGGTTGAGCCATGTTCGTGGTATCGTGTTTGTCGTGCGCAGGGAAAGGTGGTGGTGGGTGGTGTCTCGGGGGGTTGTTCAATAGAAAGTGCCAGGTGGTAGAATAGATCTATTTCAGGACAAGTCTGAGAACGCGGGCACAAGTGACGACGTGTCCCCGGCTCAGAAACAAAAAGTCAAAGTCTCTCGAAAACAGCACCTCACCTTCACCTTCGTGATAGCAGTACAGTCCTTCACGATAGCAGATTGTATTCAACGATATCGCAAAAAGCGATCATCGAATACTACTACCACAATGCTCTCGATGACACCACCCATCGCCGCTCCAGACCGCAAGACGCCACATGCACCCCAAGCACAAACACGAACACTACACTAGAACTCACCACTGTGGATCCAGGACCACAGCAGATACAGTACACTAACATACATACGTCCCATCTCTCACCAAACAGCCTCCCCCCCCTCCACTCCTCCGCTCTCCCACTCCTCCGCCAGGACCAGTTCCAGTCCTCATCACCCCCTCCCACCCTTATACCTCAACACCCTCACCTCCTTGGCCCTCTCCCCTTTCCCCAGAACATACTCAACCCTCTGCCCACTCCTCAGCGTCCTCACATTCCCAAATGCATAACCCATCGTATCCGTCTCCACCAGCCCAGACCTGTAAACCTTGACATACTTCCCCACATCTACTCCCATCGGACGAATCAACCCATGCCCGGCCTCGTCATCGAAGGACACGACGACGCCGTAATTAAGGTCGGAAGTCTTTACCTTTGACGACGAGGTAGAGGATTGAGATGTGGTATGGGCCTTGCCGTCGTTGCTGCCGCCACCGAGCTTTCGTCCCAAATTGTCGAAGAAACCGCCTCGTCCGTttttcttcttcttcttcttcttcttcttcttcttgtTGCCAGATCTGGCAGAGCTTTTGAATGTATAACTGTTCACATGCATCAGCGCGCGTTCGCATATGGTGTCTTTCGGTGGCTTCGGCCAACTCACAACGCAACAACAGCAAGCCCAACGGCTCCAAGAAGAATCAAATCCCTGTTCCTAGCCCATATCGATGGCTGCGGTAGAACCGTGGACCTAAAGGGACTGCGAAATCCGACCATTGCCACCCAAAGTACTGTGCTGCCTTGATATAGACTTCAACTAGCTCAGAAACGCAGGTGAATCCCGACTTCGCACAGGCCAACTCCCATTGCTCCACTTCGCCACATGATCCGTGGTGGGTTTACATGACATTAGATCAGGTATCAAGGTAGTACAAGCCAAGATCTAGATGTCGAGGTCAAATCGGGAAAGAACCGATCAATATCATAACAACCATACACATATTCCATACAAGTAAGTAGGTAAGTAAAAAGGCTCGAAAATCCTAATAATCCGGGTATATCCATCCATCCGATCCATAGATCCATCGTCCATAATTCATGTTCATACCCCATTTCATACCCACCGAACGCCATCTCTTTATACCAAAAAGGTGCTCAACTGCCGCATGCCATATTCATTAGCAGCAAGAGCAGCCCAGCATATCGCAACACGCTATAACATCCGAGAAAAAGAAGGAGCTACCCATATGCTCCCCTTGTTGTAGTAAATCAGTTCTGTACGCCATTCCATGAATACCTTCCTTCGGTCCTTTCTGCTATTGCTGCTGCCTGTACGCCTTCGCTATGCAGCTGTAATGTCCTGTCCATCCCATAAAAACTCCTTTCCTTTCTGACAAGGTTGTGCATATGCGTGATTAAGCCTGTGGTCTCATTTGATGTGAGATAGTCACCGGTGGATGCCGGTGTGGTCATTTGATTGGTCGCTTCCCTGTCGGCTCTTGTTCATGGCTCCTTCGACGGCATCGCCGTTGATGCTGGGAACGATCGAGCTTTGAGGCGTGTCCGCGATAAGCGGTGGTGGTGTGTTGGCTGCTGATGTGTAGCTGCTTGGGAAGGGCGGCGTCGCGTAGTGTGGTGCATATGTCGGGCGGATGTCTCGGCCATTGGCCATCGCACCGCCGGTCGCGCTGCTCATGCTGCCATTGCGAGGAGGATCAAATTTGTGCATTCTCTTATCGATGGACATGATTTGCTTGCCGCAGCCTGTGCGTTTGGCGTGTGTAACAGCTGGCTGAATGACCTCTTGAAACATCATGTAATCTTGCTGGTTCAATGTGTCCAAAAGTTTCTCTGCGTAGTTGTTAGCATGTAGCATAATGTCTCTGCAGATGAGGGTCACTTACGAATGACATAATTGCCAAAGTTGTCCTTGATCATCAGCACGAGAGGGCTCTCGCCTTCGATGCGTCTCTGGCTATTTTGGACCAGACGCATAACGACTTGGTGTCGCCACTGCTCACCAGACTTCTCCAAACACTTCTCGACGACATTGCTGGCAAATTTGTGCTTGCTGTATCCCTCCAGATTGTTCATGACGATGTCGAGGACCTCCCGTCTGCACGCTCCTTCGTCATGTGCGACGATGTGCTGAACCACGTAGTTGCCAAACTGATCAGAGATCATGGTATGAATGCTGTTCATCAGTTCGGCCATGATCATCGACTTTTGCGGCAGGTCGCACTTCTCCAAGCATCGCTGGATGACGCGACACCCGTAAGCGTGTATGCTTAGACTCTGCACCTGACCCGCAAAAGCTTCGATGATGAAAGCGATGGTGTTGGGGTGGCATCGCTCAATCGCTTTCTGGATGACATGGTTGCCATTCTGGTCCTTGACACAGTCGAGGACGTGGCCTTTGAGTTCTGCCACAAGCTGTTGCTGTTGGTCGACGAGAACGTGATCAAGCGCCTTCTGCACAACGCGGCACCCATACATTTGCTTGCTGAGCGAGTAAACTTGACCTTGCATCTTCTTTGCCAGAATCTTCTTGTGCGACATGTCGCCGTGCTCGAAGAACTTCTGGATCACATAGTTCCCGAAGACATCAGTCATGAGAGGGATCGCGTTGGGCTCGATCTCTCGAAACACGCGATCTTTCTCGTCAGAGTTTGCAGTCTCGAGCTTGGTTTGAATGAAGCGCGAGCCATGTTGATCACCGCTGAACTCGGCAATATGGTCGTAGATGTCACGAAGCTCGTAGCGCTTCGTCTTGGTGTTGGACTTGAACTCATACATGAGCGCACTCTGCACGCCATCGCCGGAAGGGTCCTCACGTGCGCCATTTGGAACATCGATACCAGGTATACACATGGGCATCATGTTCATGTATGGAGGAATACCGGCGTATTGCATGGCGGCTGGGAATCCGTACTGATCGTACATTGTAGCCGCATAGGGACTCTGGACCGGTAGCGGGGCAGCCATGAGCTGGCGTGTGCGTGGGTCAAGGTATGCTTGCTGTTCAGGAACAACAGGTGTTCGACGATTCATGGCAAGCGAGCCGTTGCTAGAGTTCTGCCAGTCGGATCCCCGCGGAACTCCTTGCTGTTCGAAAGCGCGCTGAGATAAACCATTCCCATTGTACGGCTGTCCAGGCCTGAAGTCGAAGGCACTGCTTTGCAAACGTCTCGCGGCGAGTGCCGGGATCTCGTATGCTGAGAGAAAATCAGTCTGTCGCGGTGTGGTTTCTTCGACGCCAAGGAAGCTCATGTTCTGTCGATCGTAGTCGTCCGAGTCCTGTGGTCGAGCAAGGCCATTGTTCGTCTGCCAGGATGAACGCGACATGCTCGAAGTACTGTAGCCGTTGTATCCATTCGATGAAGGCATTGGTCTGTACGAGGTGCTGGGACGACTGTCTCCGTTCATGTTCATCTGCCCGAACTGCATTGCAAGCTGATCACCGCCGTTCATGTACATGCCGTAGCCACCATTACGCTGCGACGAGATCGATGGTGCGCGCGAGCTGTTCGTTGATGGTCGTTGAGACTGCCGCGAATAGTCAACGCGTGAGAATGAAGGTGGCTCTACATCTGAATGTCGCGATGGTGGCAGACTGTTGTCTCTTGAGGTTGGACCGCTTGTGGTGCGATGGAAGGGAAATTGAGTGCGGCGTTCGTCAATGGGAGATGGAGTATTCTGATCACCCCATCCTGCGCTTCCGCCAACGGCAGAATCTGGCTTCGTCTTGATGGCAGGGTCACTGGGTCGGTTGAACTTCGTGTAAATGTGTGGAGGCTCGTCACCTCGTCCGGACAGACCGTTGCTGAATCCATTGCTGAAGCTCTGGCGGGTTGCAGGTAGCGTGGTTGCGTTGAGACTGATTGCTGGAGCACGCGTTGCGTATGGCATTTGGTTCTGGCTGAACGGCATGGTGGCGGTGGTGTTCGCGTTGCTGGCACTTCGCTGCGGCTGCAGTGAGTTGTCTGCAAATCGTCCGTTGGGCTGCATCGATCGTCCGAGAGTGTGGTGGCGAGCTTTTGATGCCCAAGCATTGCGGTTGACCCAGTCTTCCGAGACGGAGGAGTCGACGAGAGAGCCAGAGCCAGTCTTAGCCTCAGGCTCCTCCGTCTGTGTAGTGACACGCGACACTGAGTTGTCTCGAAGGGTCGCGTCCGATGTCAGGCCGTTGGTCATCATGCCAGTGGTCGATGCCCAAATGCTGTTAGAACCCCATGGGTTGACTGTTGCTCTGATTGTGCCGTTCGTGCTCTTCTTATTCGTCGTGGTGTTCATGCTATTAAACGATCGCGACTGCAACCCAACGTCAGCAGGGCGTTCCAACGCTACCGAGTGTGGCTGTCGGCCACTCACAGTGTTGGTGAACGCCATGTTGCTGCTGGTGCTGGTCGCACCATGAGACATTATACAAAGGTATGTGCGAGAAGTGAGATTACTGTATAGATCGCGGCGGTCGTGAAGGTCGTGGTCGATGGAAAGTGGTGTAGTGTCTACAAGAAATGCGCCGTGCAGCAGTAGCGACAGCTGAATAGGGAGATATGGCGTTGCAGGAGCGGGTCTGCGTCTGGAAGCTGGACTATACAGAGCTTGTCAGCATTATGACACACAAGGCTCCCAGGCACCGGTACGCCCATGAGGACGCTGGCAGCTGGGATGCGGGTGGTTTGTGGGCTGTGGAGTCTGGGGCTGAGCGTACGTACTACCGCAGCTATACACTGGTTCTGCGCGCGAAGGCGTCTCGGTGGTGGTCGGTGGTGGTCGGTGGTGGTGCTGGTAGTTCGCATGTACACAGTACAGGCAAGCAAGCAAGCAGCTGCGCAGTCTGACGCCGGGACGCGGCGACTCTCAATCAGGCCAGGCGGCTGCCAGGGAGGATCAAAGGTATGTGAGCTGGGGACAAGTACACGGTTATGTGCAAAGAGACGCTGCAGGGCTAATCCCTCTCGCCGGCGAAGCGTAATCTCACGGGCGGCGAATGTGCTCAGAAGCACCACCTGCGCTGGCCTGAGGACGATGAGAGCGGTAGTGGTGCTGGGAGTGGTCGGCGGGTCGCATCGATGGAGATGGTGCGCGCGCTCAACAGGTGTCGGGCGGCAGATATGTGTGGGGGTCGCTGGCCAGACATGCAAGGGATCTCTGAGCAATGCTGCGTGTGGAATGCGCCAGTGTCTGTTGCCAGCAAAGGTAGAGCAGTATGATGGGCAGCAGCCGGGTTTTGGTGGGATGTGAAGCAAGTCAAGATTGTGATGGAAGAGGAAGGACAACGGACTGCAGGCGGAGAGGACCTGCTCTAAGCTGCGCTGCACGAACAACAACAAGAAGCAAGTGTAAGTCGTAGTCAAGAAGGCGGCTCTGGGGCCCGGTCTGCGAAGTGAACCTGTCCTGTGCGCTGAAGGGAAGGGAGAGTCAAGAAACGACAGCGAACAACATCCATGCATGATGCAGAATTCCAGCCTGTACGTCGGTCGGCGCGTACACGGTCTAGCTATGTATAGTATAGCCCGCGACCCTTGGAACGGACTGCGTTCAACCCTTCGCAACGGGGCCAACATCCCATTTGCTGCCTGTATCCTGTAGCCTGCAGACAAAGGCCATACTGCCAACGCCGCAGTCCCCACCGCAACGCCTCACGATCACAAACACTGCCGGTGCAAGATACTCTCTCGTCTCTGCGCAGCCAACATTTTACTGTCTCGCGGAGTGCCATACAGCAGCATCGAACGCCTCCCAGGCGCAATCCACGGCCACTGTACCGCAATGCTGACCGCTCTTCCGCCTTGCTGCGTGAAGCCTTCTGCGTTGACGAGACGTTCGTTTCAGCATCCACTGAACGGCCCGCGACGTCTCCTCAGGCGGAGCTCCCCTCATCGTCCTCATCCAACCCGTCCAGCGTTGTGTTGCACAGCAGCAGCTCGGCGCAGGCTAAGGTGGATCTTCAGGAAGGGCTTGCTGGCGTCGCTCCGATACGCTGCAATGCGAATCATCGCGTAGCGGCAACCTTGAACCATGAGACGTGGCTAAGTCAAACTAACTTGAGTCTCTACAGACACCTTACTCGTGCGACAACGATACCAAGAGACAGCATCACCATCTCGAACAGTCTGGTAGTGCAGACGGCGGAGAGGTCTGTCGCGCATGCAGGGAGGCCGCCTTCCCTTCATGTTTGCTGCGCGACTCCACATGAGAAATGCACGTCAAGCCTGTTTCGACATCCACAAAAGATCCGATGCAAGCATCCGAGCTGCACATCACTCATCTTCCAGGAATCCGGTAACTCAAGCCACTGCAGCATGAAGGAATATCCGAAACGGCTAACCCAGAGATTTGGTGACATGCCTCGTTTGATAAGACATCTTCAGAGCCGCACCCTCGCATCGCAGCACATCGACAGCAAGGCCTGGAAACGGTATCCATGAGCGAGGGAAACTTCGCAGCACTTCACAGCACTTCGCCTAGGACGAATATGCATCGACAGGTATGTATATTGCCGTTGCATATACGACTTATCTTCGTTCCGGAATGCATCATGAAGCAGCAATACGATCATCATTATCGCAACGTCTTTAGCCCGAAACAGTCTCCGACAAAACACCCGGTGCGCGCGAGCACTTGCCTCAACCGTCGGAGAATATATCGCTCAAGCTTTACACGCTTCAAGGTCGTTCTATAGTCACGACAGCCGCCACGATAAACTCAGCATTCAGCTGCGGCACCGAAGGCAGTCCTGCAGGTGTCGTGAAATAACATCCTGCATAGCAGCTATGACTTATGCTCGTTCATCGCACTATGGCAGCCACGACAATGCATGAGTCGAGA from Fulvia fulva chromosome 2, complete sequence harbors:
- a CDS encoding Pumilio 1; amino-acid sequence: MSHGATSTSSNMAFTNTSRSFNSMNTTTNKKSTNGTIRATVNPWGSNSIWASTTGMMTNGLTSDATLRDNSVSRVTTQTEEPEAKTGSGSLVDSSVSEDWVNRNAWASKARHHTLGRSMQPNGRFADNSLQPQRSASNANTTATMPFSQNQMPYATRAPAISLNATTLPATRQSFSNGFSNGLSGRGDEPPHIYTKFNRPSDPAIKTKPDSAVGGSAGWGDQNTPSPIDERRTQFPFHRTTSGPTSRDNSLPPSRHSDVEPPSFSRVDYSRQSQRPSTNSSRAPSISSQRNGGYGMYMNGGDQLAMQFGQMNMNGDSRPSTSYRPMPSSNGYNGYSTSSMSRSSWQTNNGLARPQDSDDYDRQNMSFLGVEETTPRQTDFLSAYEIPALAARRLQSSAFDFRPGQPYNGNGLSQRAFEQQGVPRGSDWQNSSNGSLAMNRRTPVVPEQQAYLDPRTRQLMAAPLPVQSPYAATMYDQYGFPAAMQYAGIPPYMNMMPMCIPGIDVPNGAREDPSGDGVQSALMYEFKSNTKTKRYELRDIYDHIAEFSGDQHGSRFIQTKLETANSDEKDRVFREIEPNAIPLMTDVFGNYVIQKFFEHGDMSHKKILAKKMQGQVYSLSKQMYGCRVVQKALDHVLVDQQQQLVAELKGHVLDCVKDQNGNHVIQKAIERCHPNTIAFIIEAFAGQVQSLSIHAYGCRVIQRCLEKCDLPQKSMIMAELMNSIHTMISDQFGNYVVQHIVAHDEGACRREVLDIVMNNLEGYSKHKFASNVVEKCLEKSGEQWRHQVVMRLVQNSQRRIEGESPLVLMIKDNFGNYVIQKLLDTLNQQDYMMFQEVIQPAVTHAKRTGCGKQIMSIDKRMHKFDPPRNGSMSSATGGAMANGRDIRPTYAPHYATPPFPSSYTSAANTPPPLIADTPQSSIVPSINGDAVEGAMNKSRQGSDQSNDHTGIHR
- a CDS encoding Translocation protein SEC62, whose amino-acid sequence is MAQPQPQQVPPGAEQGGPPPGMRQMQQPSPEQIRAMQQQLAADAEKAGMSVPDYVEKMKAQYMHQAQRHAQQQQHQQQQAQQQQGQHQHGPQGAQPGQQVPIAPGPPKPEGLAVAHFLQKQDLKPRTCILNQQRKDMFKVKRAIRALQSDAYVKARKKNPILPEVKDRVTAENCFKTLPMSLLALRVSKIDPHEGHDHGKKKRTKGLWTVKVEPQQEASDEFYYVWLYEGSQWKNKLYAAGALALILAVVFFPVWPVKLRIGVWYLSMGMLGLLGLFFAMAIVRLILFLITMFAVPPGLWLYPNLFEDVGFFDSFKPLWAWHEDDKAMKKRKKEESLRKKERRALKAAEAEGKKGKKGEKSEPVVTTGVASATAPVESTPASPAEEAPASGGQAVEPQKASVEEGDED